In Silene latifolia isolate original U9 population chromosome 3, ASM4854445v1, whole genome shotgun sequence, a single window of DNA contains:
- the LOC141649627 gene encoding protein FAR1-RELATED SEQUENCE 5-like — MYLKTLSNVYLWSIFLPLLVLEHNAYSLCLISCADSIAAVNVDALINYDIPPVLPLTSAPETPEVGSENTIFGFPRCPEDVKPINGMIFSKLEDGIDFYNKYAKVCGFIPRDVKKYIKEYDAEMLLETFMQKKAMSPSFYFDFEVDDQKRLSKVFWADLMSIKNYALFGEAVSFDATYNFNEYKLVFCPFTGVDNHKRCFTFAGGLLRKEGGESFTWLFDNFVKAMGDCYPITIITDQYRGINQAVKDVFGDKTQHRLCMWHIMKKLPGKVGPTICQNTNFLKEINSIVWDGEIDTQEFELRWKSILSSYELSDHEWLKSMFDIRSSWIPAYFRDIYLGGIMRTTSRSESENSFFGNFTNPHLTLVEFWMRSQSVMDAQRWKYSKMSADDKNSSPKLSTPLLLEKTTAEFYTTTVFYEFKKELQGACFTCGLSPRTTEDNNEHISIMDREKDKVYKVDLSSNKFSCSCKMFERIGLLCKHVLWMLKDRGSDDIPREYLLDRWSKYTTCRPIFNVVGTTLLADCLSIENHQSKLSELWSEVFTSVSLVEDNEELGDELLELLRSFNEKVMISVKRGKSKNKKAEIEMLIGSKIPTEASVLPPEKCKNKGSGRRITSNKEKAVQENAKPLRKCRVCGEMTHHDSRNCPSRVTQK; from the exons ATGTATCTAAAGACATTAAGTAATGTGTACCTATGGAGTATTTTTCTGCCTCTTTTAGTACTGGAACATAATGCGTATTCTTTGTGTCTCATTTCCTGTGCAGACAGTATAGCTGCTGTTAATGTTGATGCTCTAATCAACTATGATATACCTCCTGTGCTTCCATTAACTAGTGCACCag AAACCCCAGAAGTTGGTTCTGAAAATACAATTTTTGGATTCCCAAGATGTCCAGAAGATGTTAAACCAATCAACGGTATGATATTTTCAAAGTTGGAAGATGGAATAGATTTTTACAACAAATATGCAAAAGTTTGTGGGTTTATTCCAAG GGATGttaagaaatatatcaaggaatatGATGCTGAGATGCTACTGGAGACTTTCATGCAAAAGAAGGCTATGTCTCCGTCATTTTATTTCGACTTTGAGGTGGATGATCAGAAAAGACTAAGTAAGGTTTTTTGGGCAGATCTAATGTCAATTAAAAATTATGCCCTTTTTGGTGAAGCCGTCTCTTTTGATGCTACTTATAACTTCAATGAATATAAATTGGTGTTTTGTCCGTTCACGGGTGTGGACAACCATAAAAGATGTTTCACTTTTGCGGGTGGTTTATTAAGAAAGGAAGGTGGAGAATCATTTACCTGGTTGTTTGACAATTTTGTGAAGGCTATGGGTGATTGCTATCCGATTACAATAATTACTGACCAATACAGAGGCATCAATCAAGCTGTAAAAGATGTGTTTGGTGACAAAACACAACACCGAttatgcatgtggcatataatgaaaaagTTGCCAGGCAAAGTCGGTCCAACAATTTGCCAAAACACAAACTTTTTGAAAGAAATAAATTCTATTGTTTGGGATGGAGAGATTGATACACAAGAATTCGAATTGAGATGGAAATCGATCCTTTCCTCGTATGAGCTTTCTGATCATGAGTGGCTAAAGTCAATGTTTGACATTCGTTCAAGTTGGATTCCAGCTTACTTTAGAGACATATATCTTGGCGGGATTATGCGCACAACATCAAGGTCAGAATCTGAAAATAGCTTCTTTGGGAATTTCACTAACCCGCACCTCACTCTTgtcgagttttggatgcgttcCCAATCGGTTATGGATGCGCAGCGCTGGAAATATTCTAAGATGAGTGCTGATGATAAGAACTCTTCTCCAAAATTATCAACACCTCTCCTTTTAGAAAAGACAACTGCTGAATTTTACACAACCACTGTTTTTTATGAATTTAAAAAAGAACTCCAAGGTGCATGTTTTACTTGTGGTCTTTCACCGAGGACAACTGAAGACAACAATGAGCATATTTCAATAATGGACCGTGAGAAAGACAAGGTATACAAAGTTGATTTAAGTAGTAATAAATTTTCTTGTTCATGTAAAATGTTTGAAAGAATCGGGTTACTTTGTAAGCATGTTCTGTGGATGTTAAAAGATAGAGGGTCTGATGATATACCTAGGGAGTATCTATTAGACAGATGGAGCAAATATACAACCTGCCGTCCTATTTTTAATGTTGTTGGAACAACCCTCCTAGCTGACTGTCTGTCAATAGAAAACCACCAAAGTAAGCTAAGTGAATTGTGGTCGGAGGTATTTACCTCAGTTTCGCTTGTTGAAGATAATGAGGAACTTGGTGATGAGTTGCTTGAACTTCTTCGTAGCTTCAACGAGAAAGTGATGATTTCAGTTAAGCGTGGGAAGTCAAAAAACAAGAAAGCTGAAATTGAGATGCTTATTGGGTCTAAAATACCGACTGAAGCTAGTGTTCTACCACCAGAAAAGTGCAAGAATAAGGGATCAggaagacggattacttcaaacAAGGAAAAAGCAGTACAAGAAAATGCCAAGCCTTTAAGGAAATGTCGTGTTTGCGGTGAAATGACTCATCATGATAGTAGAAATTGCCCAAGTCGAGTCACTCAAAAATGA
- the LOC141647968 gene encoding AP-2 complex subunit alpha-1-like isoform X1, whose product MALSGMRGLSVFISDIRNCQNKEQERLRVDKELGNIRTKFKNDKGVSHYEKKKYVWKMLYIFMLGYDVEFGHMEAVSLISAPKYPEKQVGYIVTSCLLNENHDFLRLAINTVRNDIIGRNETFQCLALTLVGNIGGREFSESLAPDVQKLLMSSSCRPLVRKKAALCLLRLFRKNPDVVNADGWSDRMTQLLDERDLGVLTSSMSLLVALVANNHEAYWSCVPKCVKILERLARNQDVPQEYTYYGIPSPWLQVKAMRALQYFPNIEDPNTRKSLFEVLQRILMGTDVVKNVNKNNASHAVLFEALALVMHLDAEKEMMSQCVALLGKFIAVREPNIRYLGLENMTRMLMVTDVQDIIKRHQAQIITSLKDPDISIRRRALDLLYGMCDVSNAKEIVEELLQYLSTADFAMREELSLKAAILAEKFAPDLSWYVDVILQLIDKAGDFVSDDIWFRVVQFVTNNEDLQPYAAVKAREYLDKTAIHETMVKVSAYILGEFGHLLARRPGCSPKELFNIIHEKLPTVSISTIAILLSTYAKILMHMEHPDPELQNQIWAVFHKYESSIDAEIQQRAVEYLALSKKGADLADILAEMPKFPERQSALIKKAEDTEVDTAEQSAIKLRAQQQTSSALVVTDQQPANGTPPVGPLTLVKIPSTSTTGQDEQSRQRALSQSNGIVAEVDSQQATSSPDLLGDLLGPLAIEGPPVTPLQSEHGLVSGAEDTSAIDYALALAPVDEQTNTVQPIGNIAERFQSLCLKDSGVLYEDPNIQIGIKADWRGHHGRMVLFLGNKNVGPLESVQAVILPPTHLKLELSQVPGTIPPRAQVQCPLEIVNLRPSRDVAVLDFSYKFGSSMVNVKLRIPAVLNKFMQIMTVSPEEFFPQWRSLSGPPLKLQEVVRGVKPMSLIEMANLFNSYHMMVCPGLDPNPNNLVACTTFYSESTRAMLCLMRIETDPADRTQLRMTVASGDPALTFELKEIVKELLVAMPASSQAPPLHAQPTSPVADLTDPGAMLAGLM is encoded by the exons GTTGGTTACATAGTTACATCATGTTTGCTGAACGAGAATCACGATTTCTTGCGGCTAGCTATAAATACTGTGCGCAATGATATCATTGGACGCAATGAAACTTTTCAATGTCTTGCCTTGACCTTG GTTGGAAACATAGGCGGAAGGGAATTTTCAGAATCTCTAGCGCCTGATGTGCAGAAATTACTG ATGTCTAGCAGTTGCAGGCCCCTGGTGAGAAAGAAAGCTGCTCTATGCCTTCTTCGTTTATTTAGGAAAAATCCAGATGTTGTAAATGCAGACGGGTG GTCAGACAGAATGACGCAACTTCTAGACGAACGTGATTTGGGTGTTTTGACTTCCTCCATGAGCTTGTTGGTTGCTTTAGTAGCAAACAACCATGAGGCATACTGGAGTTGTGTTCCCAAATGCGTGAAAATTTTGGAAAGGCTTGCTAGAAATCAGGATGTTCCACAAGAGTATACATATTATGGCATCCCATCTCCCTGGCTTCAG GTTAAGGCTATGAGAGCCCTTCAATATTTTCCCAATATAGAGGATCCAAATACTCGGAAATCGTTGTTTGAG GTTTTGCAACGGATATTAATGGGAACAGATGTTGTAAAGAATGTGAACAAGAACAATGCTTCGCATGCTGTTCTTTTTGAAGCCCTTGCTCTT GTCATGCATCTTGATGCTGAAAAAGAGATGATGTCTCAATGCGTTGCTTTGCTTGGAAAGTTCATTGCTGTTCGTGAACCAAACATCCGATACCTTGGTTTG GAAAATATGACCCGCATGTTGATGGTTACAGATGTGCAGGATATTATTAAGCGGCATCAAGCTCAAATCATTACGTCTCTCAAGGATCCTGATATCAG TATCCGGCGGCGTGCTCTTGATTTGCTTTACGGAATGTGTGATGTTTCAAATGCAAAGGAAATCGTTGAAGAATTACTGCAG tATTTAAGCACAGCAGATTTTGCAATGAGGGAAGAACTGTCTTTAAAAGCTGCCATACTTGCAGAAAAATTTGCTCCTGACTTGTCATG GTATGTGGATGTGATTCTTCAGTTGATTGATAAAGCTGGAGACTTTGTTAGTGATGACATCTGGTTCCGTGTGGTGCAATTCGTCACAAACAATGAAGATTTACAA CCTTATGCAGCAGTGAAGGCCAGGGAGTATCTTGATAAGACTGCTATACATGAAACAATGGTTAAG GTTAGTGCTTACATACTTGGAGAATTTGGCCACCTTTTAGCCAGACGGCCGGGCTGTAGTCCCAAGGAACTCTTTAATATTATTCACGAGAAGCTTCCAACAGTTTC GATTTCCACAATTGCTATTTTACTCTCTACATATGCGAAGATTTTAATGCACATGGAACATCCGGACCCAGAATTGCAGAATCAAATTTGGGCAGTGTTTCACAA ATACGAAAGTAGCATTGATGCTGAAATCCAACAACGTGCAGTTGAGTATCTTGCATTGAGTAAGAAAGGTGCTGATTTAGCAGACATATTGGCTGAGATGCCAAAATTTCCTGAACGCCAG TCTGCTCTAATCAAGAAGGCTGAAGATACTGAAGTTGATACTGCAGAACAGAGTGCTATTAAGTTGCGAGCCCAGCAGCAGACGTCAAGTGCACTAGTTGTTACTGACCAGCAGCCAGCAAATGGAACTCCTCCTGTTGGTCCTCTTACCCTCGTGAAAATTCCAAGCACGAGCACTACTGGG CAGGATGAGCAAAGTAGGCAGAGAGCATTATCTCAATCAAACGGGATTGTGGCTGAAGTGGATTCCCAACAGGCTACTTCGTCTCCTGATCTTCTTGGTGACCTTTTGGGCCCGCTTGCTATTGAAGGTCCTCCGGTTACACCCTTGCAGTCAGAGCATGGGTTGGTATCAGGAGCTGAAGACACTTCAGCTATAGACTACGCGTTGGCTCTCGCCCCTGTAGATGAGCAAACAAATACCGTTCAG CCTATAGGGAATATTGCAGAAAGATTCCAAAGCTTATGCCTCAAGGATAGTGGTGTGCTCTATGAGGATCCCAACATTCAG ATTGGGATAAAAGCTGACTGGCGGGGTCATCATGGGCGTATGGTTCTATTCTTGGGAAATAAGAATGTCGGTCCTCTTGAGTCGGTGCAAGCAGTCATACTACCCCCCACTCATTTGAAGTTAGAGCTTTCCCAGGTGCCTGGGACTATTCCTCCCAGAGCTCAG GTACAATGCCCACTTGAAATAGTGAATCTCCGCCCAAGTAGGGATGTTGCTGTTCTTGACTTTTCATACAAGTTTGGGAGTTCTATG GTGAATGTAAAGCTTCGTATACCAGCTGTCTTGAACAAGTTCATGCAGATAATGACAGTGTCTCCTGAAGAATTTTTCCCCCAATGGAGATCGCTGTCGGGGCCTCCTTTAAAGCTCCAGGAAGTG GTCAGAGGTGTTAAGCCTATGTCGTTGATAGAGATGGCAAATTTGTTTAATAGCTATCACATGATGGTTTGCCCTGGACTT GATCCAAATCCAAATAACCTAGTAGCATGTACAACATTTTATTCAGAAAGCACAAGGGCCATGTTATGTTTG ATGAGAATAGAGACCGATCCTGCAGACAGAACTCAACTGCGTATGACAGTTGCATCTGGAGATCCTGCACTAACATTTGA GTTGAAAGAAATTGTAAAGGAACTTTTAGTTGCCATGCCAGCATCTTCTCAAGCCCCACCATTACACGCACAGCCTACTAGCCCCGTAGCAGATTTGACAGATCCTGGAGCAATGCTGGCTGGCTTAATGTGA
- the LOC141647968 gene encoding AP-2 complex subunit alpha-1-like isoform X2 translates to MALSGMRGLSVFISDIRNCQNKEQERLRVDKELGNIRTKFKNDKGVSHYEKKKYVWKMLYIFMLGYDVEFGHMEAVSLISAPKYPEKQVGYIVTSCLLNENHDFLRLAINTVRNDIIGRNETFQCLALTLVGNIGGREFSESLAPDVQKLLMSSSCRPLVRKKAALCLLRLFRKNPDVVNADGWSDRMTQLLDERDLGVLTSSMSLLVALVANNHEAYWSCVPKCVKILERLARNQDVPQEYTYYGIPSPWLQVKAMRALQYFPNIEDPNTRKSLFEVLQRILMGTDVVKNVNKNNASHAVLFEALALVMHLDAEKEMMSQCVALLGKFIAVREPNIRYLGLENMTRMLMVTDVQDIIKRHQAQIITSLKDPDISIRRRALDLLYGMCDVSNAKEIVEELLQYLSTADFAMREELSLKAAILAEKFAPDLSWYVDVILQLIDKAGDFVSDDIWFRVVQFVTNNEDLQPYAAVKAREYLDKTAIHETMVKVSAYILGEFGHLLARRPGCSPKELFNIIHEKLPTVSISTIAILLSTYAKILMHMEHPDPELQNQIWAVFHKYESSIDAEIQQRAVEYLALSKKGADLADILAEMPKFPERQSALIKKAEDTEVDTAEQSAIKLRAQQQTSSALVVTDQQPANGTPPVGPLTLVKIPSTSTTGDEQSRQRALSQSNGIVAEVDSQQATSSPDLLGDLLGPLAIEGPPVTPLQSEHGLVSGAEDTSAIDYALALAPVDEQTNTVQPIGNIAERFQSLCLKDSGVLYEDPNIQIGIKADWRGHHGRMVLFLGNKNVGPLESVQAVILPPTHLKLELSQVPGTIPPRAQVQCPLEIVNLRPSRDVAVLDFSYKFGSSMVNVKLRIPAVLNKFMQIMTVSPEEFFPQWRSLSGPPLKLQEVVRGVKPMSLIEMANLFNSYHMMVCPGLDPNPNNLVACTTFYSESTRAMLCLMRIETDPADRTQLRMTVASGDPALTFELKEIVKELLVAMPASSQAPPLHAQPTSPVADLTDPGAMLAGLM, encoded by the exons GTTGGTTACATAGTTACATCATGTTTGCTGAACGAGAATCACGATTTCTTGCGGCTAGCTATAAATACTGTGCGCAATGATATCATTGGACGCAATGAAACTTTTCAATGTCTTGCCTTGACCTTG GTTGGAAACATAGGCGGAAGGGAATTTTCAGAATCTCTAGCGCCTGATGTGCAGAAATTACTG ATGTCTAGCAGTTGCAGGCCCCTGGTGAGAAAGAAAGCTGCTCTATGCCTTCTTCGTTTATTTAGGAAAAATCCAGATGTTGTAAATGCAGACGGGTG GTCAGACAGAATGACGCAACTTCTAGACGAACGTGATTTGGGTGTTTTGACTTCCTCCATGAGCTTGTTGGTTGCTTTAGTAGCAAACAACCATGAGGCATACTGGAGTTGTGTTCCCAAATGCGTGAAAATTTTGGAAAGGCTTGCTAGAAATCAGGATGTTCCACAAGAGTATACATATTATGGCATCCCATCTCCCTGGCTTCAG GTTAAGGCTATGAGAGCCCTTCAATATTTTCCCAATATAGAGGATCCAAATACTCGGAAATCGTTGTTTGAG GTTTTGCAACGGATATTAATGGGAACAGATGTTGTAAAGAATGTGAACAAGAACAATGCTTCGCATGCTGTTCTTTTTGAAGCCCTTGCTCTT GTCATGCATCTTGATGCTGAAAAAGAGATGATGTCTCAATGCGTTGCTTTGCTTGGAAAGTTCATTGCTGTTCGTGAACCAAACATCCGATACCTTGGTTTG GAAAATATGACCCGCATGTTGATGGTTACAGATGTGCAGGATATTATTAAGCGGCATCAAGCTCAAATCATTACGTCTCTCAAGGATCCTGATATCAG TATCCGGCGGCGTGCTCTTGATTTGCTTTACGGAATGTGTGATGTTTCAAATGCAAAGGAAATCGTTGAAGAATTACTGCAG tATTTAAGCACAGCAGATTTTGCAATGAGGGAAGAACTGTCTTTAAAAGCTGCCATACTTGCAGAAAAATTTGCTCCTGACTTGTCATG GTATGTGGATGTGATTCTTCAGTTGATTGATAAAGCTGGAGACTTTGTTAGTGATGACATCTGGTTCCGTGTGGTGCAATTCGTCACAAACAATGAAGATTTACAA CCTTATGCAGCAGTGAAGGCCAGGGAGTATCTTGATAAGACTGCTATACATGAAACAATGGTTAAG GTTAGTGCTTACATACTTGGAGAATTTGGCCACCTTTTAGCCAGACGGCCGGGCTGTAGTCCCAAGGAACTCTTTAATATTATTCACGAGAAGCTTCCAACAGTTTC GATTTCCACAATTGCTATTTTACTCTCTACATATGCGAAGATTTTAATGCACATGGAACATCCGGACCCAGAATTGCAGAATCAAATTTGGGCAGTGTTTCACAA ATACGAAAGTAGCATTGATGCTGAAATCCAACAACGTGCAGTTGAGTATCTTGCATTGAGTAAGAAAGGTGCTGATTTAGCAGACATATTGGCTGAGATGCCAAAATTTCCTGAACGCCAG TCTGCTCTAATCAAGAAGGCTGAAGATACTGAAGTTGATACTGCAGAACAGAGTGCTATTAAGTTGCGAGCCCAGCAGCAGACGTCAAGTGCACTAGTTGTTACTGACCAGCAGCCAGCAAATGGAACTCCTCCTGTTGGTCCTCTTACCCTCGTGAAAATTCCAAGCACGAGCACTACTGGG GATGAGCAAAGTAGGCAGAGAGCATTATCTCAATCAAACGGGATTGTGGCTGAAGTGGATTCCCAACAGGCTACTTCGTCTCCTGATCTTCTTGGTGACCTTTTGGGCCCGCTTGCTATTGAAGGTCCTCCGGTTACACCCTTGCAGTCAGAGCATGGGTTGGTATCAGGAGCTGAAGACACTTCAGCTATAGACTACGCGTTGGCTCTCGCCCCTGTAGATGAGCAAACAAATACCGTTCAG CCTATAGGGAATATTGCAGAAAGATTCCAAAGCTTATGCCTCAAGGATAGTGGTGTGCTCTATGAGGATCCCAACATTCAG ATTGGGATAAAAGCTGACTGGCGGGGTCATCATGGGCGTATGGTTCTATTCTTGGGAAATAAGAATGTCGGTCCTCTTGAGTCGGTGCAAGCAGTCATACTACCCCCCACTCATTTGAAGTTAGAGCTTTCCCAGGTGCCTGGGACTATTCCTCCCAGAGCTCAG GTACAATGCCCACTTGAAATAGTGAATCTCCGCCCAAGTAGGGATGTTGCTGTTCTTGACTTTTCATACAAGTTTGGGAGTTCTATG GTGAATGTAAAGCTTCGTATACCAGCTGTCTTGAACAAGTTCATGCAGATAATGACAGTGTCTCCTGAAGAATTTTTCCCCCAATGGAGATCGCTGTCGGGGCCTCCTTTAAAGCTCCAGGAAGTG GTCAGAGGTGTTAAGCCTATGTCGTTGATAGAGATGGCAAATTTGTTTAATAGCTATCACATGATGGTTTGCCCTGGACTT GATCCAAATCCAAATAACCTAGTAGCATGTACAACATTTTATTCAGAAAGCACAAGGGCCATGTTATGTTTG ATGAGAATAGAGACCGATCCTGCAGACAGAACTCAACTGCGTATGACAGTTGCATCTGGAGATCCTGCACTAACATTTGA GTTGAAAGAAATTGTAAAGGAACTTTTAGTTGCCATGCCAGCATCTTCTCAAGCCCCACCATTACACGCACAGCCTACTAGCCCCGTAGCAGATTTGACAGATCCTGGAGCAATGCTGGCTGGCTTAATGTGA